The Toxotes jaculatrix isolate fToxJac2 chromosome 6, fToxJac2.pri, whole genome shotgun sequence genomic interval TTTTGATCAACTCATGTTAAAGTGAGTGggagtatttatttatttgcgaCAGCAGAAATCTAGTTTGGGCAGTCATTTTTTAGCAGTCGTGCACAGAATGAAACTGCAGCAGGAATCTGGATGTTATTCCTCACCGTTCTCTCTCAGCCTAACCCGACTATGATCCACAGAGGTGGTGGTTCCCACCAGCGGCCTCGCTGAATGCCTCCTGTCCCCTCAGACAGCATTTTGAAGCTGCAGTAACATGtgtgcagtttgtttgtgatgtacagtatttgtcatTTCTTTGGTAGGCGCTGGGCTTTGGCAGGTTCTCTCTGCTGGGGTGGAGTGATGGAGGAATCACTGCTCTGATTGCAGCAGCAAGAAACCCCGACCTGATCAACAAGATGGTTGTATGGGGATCCAATGCCTTTGTTTCCCAGCAGGATCTCAAGCTTTACGATGGTACTCCACATTCTACGTCTAACTGTGCACAACATGATCTTTTTTTGATCTGTGGGTTGATCTGTGTTTTGcaactgtttttgtgtgcatgtctgtttgttgttgtttgtgtgtgtgcctgtgtgtgtgtgggaccaCCCAGCGGTGCGCGACGTCTCCAAGTGGAGTGTGAGAATGAGGCAGCCCATGGAGGAGGTTTATGGAGCCGAGGTCTTTGCTAAAACCTGGGAGGCCTGGGTGGATGGGATCGCACAGTTTGCAAAAAGATCTGAAGGTACTGAATTCATGCTGGTAGTGACTAATAAGTACACAAGTCGAGTTGAGCAACCTGTGACTGAAAACTGCCATaactgataaaaaacaaaaaaggttttGCAATGAAATTTCTCTAATTAACTTGACAGTGCTATTTTAGGTGTTTTGTACTAGACTCAGTCTTCACACAACCATGACAACTTATTAATTACTTGAAAGATCTAAGTCTCCAGATTCTGTCTGTGCAAAGCTTTTTAGGATCCACATttcactgcaacagctgtttACACTGCATTGATTAACACTTGTGGTTATGACTCcaaagtgttttccacacaaaGGGTCCATCTACAGGCGTAATATTCCCTCTATTATGCCAAACAACTTACTTTTCAACCCTAAAAATAAATTCCAGATGAAAAGAGCAAAGCCAAGAGTGGTCTCTTTAATGTCCTCTGGTTAGGGAGTATCTGCATGGAGCTTCTTCCCCTCATCACCTGTCCAACCCTCATCATTCACGGAGAGAAAGACCCCATGGTGCCCAGCTTCCACCCACAGTAcctcctcaaacacatcaaaggATCACGGTGAGAACgatcacacaaatacacattttaacagCAACCATGCTACAGGTACATTTAAGTCATAAAATGGCATGCAACTTGTGTGTACTGTCCAATATCTAGATTACATCTGATGCCAGAGGGGAAACACAATCTCCACCTGAGGTACGCTGATGAATTCAACAAACTGGTGGGAAACTTTCTGGAAGATTGACTGAGACAGTGAagcaaactgactgactgactgtaagGTCACTGCAAGTATTTAATAAATCTCACTTATTTAATTTGTACCCTGTTCTCATGAGGTTCACAACTGATGAATTAATTGTGCAATTCTGTGAGTTAAGttcatatttttactttaaatttcaATGTAATTTTTTCTATAATTAAATCTTTCATGAAGAAAGTGggtgacattttcattattattatttggatATTTGGTTATTggtttgtttcatttctcaaGCAAACAGAGCCAAACAGGCTCTGGTTCCAGGTTATTAGAGGTgagaatttgctgtttttctttggcttAGGTGACACTGAACTGAATATATTTGGTTTCACCAGCAGTTTGAAACTGTCATCTTTCATTTCTGGGATTTTATGATCAGTATTTTCATCCATGTTCTCTTTCGATCTGATCTTGATCTCGTCATACATGCTTTTATGTTGTCTCAGTTAGATGAGTTATTGCTCCCCTACAAACCAGAGCTCAGCCTCAGGTCCTTTGGCAGGGCTCCCCTGGCTGTTCCTAAGACCCAGCTCACGACTAAAGGAGGCTGGACCTTTGCAGTCAGGATCTCTGGACTCCCTGTGTGAATATCTTATAAATCACTTCTCaaatgttgttattattgttgttgttgttgttgtttttaaaaggcCTTTCTTTAACTGATAGCACActttattctgc includes:
- the bphl gene encoding valacyclovir hydrolase, whose product is MALFLLGGRFFKCRAHINRATTAMQPYCSSVASGRQHVNGVDLYYEQTGRGKHAVLLLPGALGSARTDFGPQLKSLNKEHFTVVGWDPRGYGQSRPPDRDFPPDFFERDAKDAVDLMKALGFGRFSLLGWSDGGITALIAAARNPDLINKMVVWGSNAFVSQQDLKLYDAVRDVSKWSVRMRQPMEEVYGAEVFAKTWEAWVDGIAQFAKRSEGSICMELLPLITCPTLIIHGEKDPMVPSFHPQYLLKHIKGSRLHLMPEGKHNLHLRYADEFNKLVGNFLED